From the genome of Haloterrigena sp. KLK7, one region includes:
- a CDS encoding Gfo/Idh/MocA family oxidoreductase, whose protein sequence is MHEDGLAEPLRLGIVGLGYIGTTVGGQFHRRGDATVQALCDLDTERLAETGTAFDVPDSEQYTDYAEMLEDAPLDAVLVGTPHTLHYEQVVAALEAGCHVYCDKPLTTDLERARDLADRAERSSETLMVGYQRHLQTAFRTARERFDDATPNWLTASITQDWIDDSRGTWRLDPDLSGGGFLYDTGSHVLDGVLWTTGLEPESVAASMDFHDDDERVDRRAHLDVRFANGATGTFSFNGDAPSVREHVHIWDDDGAVYLEGRQWGSRTVTEIDDDAGEYDPYIDARAERTRAEAFLESVRTDGEPPATARDALRVTALTEAAYEAARTGDRIDVPTAE, encoded by the coding sequence ATGCACGAGGATGGCTTAGCGGAGCCGCTTCGGCTCGGAATCGTCGGGCTCGGATACATCGGAACGACCGTCGGCGGGCAGTTTCACCGACGCGGCGACGCGACCGTACAGGCGCTCTGCGATCTCGATACGGAGCGGCTCGCGGAGACCGGCACCGCGTTCGACGTCCCGGATTCCGAGCAGTACACCGACTACGCGGAGATGCTCGAGGACGCTCCGTTGGACGCCGTCCTCGTCGGTACGCCCCACACGCTCCACTACGAGCAGGTCGTCGCGGCCCTCGAGGCCGGCTGTCACGTCTACTGTGACAAACCGCTCACCACGGACCTCGAGCGCGCACGCGACCTCGCGGATCGAGCCGAGCGGTCCTCGGAGACGCTGATGGTCGGCTACCAGCGCCACCTCCAGACGGCGTTTCGGACCGCCAGAGAGCGATTCGACGACGCGACACCGAACTGGCTGACCGCGTCGATCACTCAGGACTGGATCGACGACTCGCGGGGGACTTGGCGGCTCGATCCCGACCTCTCGGGCGGCGGCTTCCTCTACGACACCGGGAGCCACGTCCTCGACGGCGTCCTCTGGACGACCGGCCTCGAGCCCGAGTCCGTCGCGGCGAGCATGGACTTTCACGACGACGACGAACGGGTCGATCGGCGCGCTCACCTCGACGTCCGGTTCGCTAACGGCGCCACGGGGACCTTCTCCTTCAACGGCGACGCCCCCTCGGTCCGCGAGCACGTCCACATCTGGGACGACGACGGCGCCGTCTACCTCGAGGGTCGCCAGTGGGGCTCGCGAACCGTCACCGAGATCGACGACGACGCGGGCGAGTACGACCCCTACATCGACGCCCGGGCCGAGCGGACTCGCGCCGAGGCCTTCCTCGAGAGCGTCCGGACCGACGGTGAACCGCCGGCGACGGCTCGGGACGCCCTCCGGGTGACCGCGCTGACGGAAGCAGCCTACGAGGCGGCCCGAACCGGGGACCGAATAGACGTGCCGACCGCGGAGTGA
- a CDS encoding zinc-dependent alcohol dehydrogenase family protein yields MRAAVIEEHGEPLAIEDVSYPEPQPDQVVVETEACGVCRSDWHAWQGDWSWIGAGVPEGQILGHEPAGVVSEVGSDVETLEVGDRVAVPFHLGDGSCPHCREGRANNCETVIPLGLSEYSQGAFAEAFPVREADFNCVKLPETVEYDEMAGLGCRFMTAYHALADRADLRPGDWVAVHGCGGVGLSAIHIADALGAHPIGIDLVDDKLERAEELGARETVNVTEVDSAAREVQSITDGGADVSIDALGVAETCTNSVNSLGTRGSHVQVGLTTGEEEGQIELPVDVMTMQEIDFHGSFGMPLVRYEELFKLIAQGTLEPSKIIGERLSLDDLPETLASMDDYETVGIPVVTDF; encoded by the coding sequence ATGCGAGCAGCCGTTATCGAAGAACACGGGGAGCCGCTGGCGATCGAGGACGTGTCGTATCCGGAGCCGCAGCCGGATCAAGTGGTCGTCGAGACGGAGGCCTGCGGGGTCTGTCGCAGCGACTGGCACGCCTGGCAGGGCGACTGGAGCTGGATCGGTGCGGGGGTCCCGGAAGGACAGATCCTCGGTCACGAGCCCGCGGGGGTCGTCTCCGAGGTCGGGTCGGACGTCGAGACCCTCGAGGTCGGCGATCGCGTCGCCGTCCCGTTCCACCTCGGCGATGGGAGCTGTCCCCACTGCCGCGAGGGCCGGGCGAACAACTGCGAGACGGTGATTCCGCTGGGGCTGTCGGAGTACTCCCAGGGAGCCTTCGCGGAGGCGTTCCCGGTCCGCGAAGCCGACTTCAACTGCGTCAAACTGCCCGAAACCGTCGAGTACGACGAGATGGCTGGGCTCGGCTGCCGCTTTATGACCGCCTACCACGCGCTGGCCGACCGCGCCGACCTCCGTCCCGGCGACTGGGTCGCCGTCCACGGCTGTGGCGGCGTCGGGCTATCGGCGATCCACATCGCGGACGCGCTGGGCGCGCATCCGATCGGAATCGACCTCGTGGACGACAAACTCGAGCGCGCCGAGGAGCTCGGCGCTCGCGAGACCGTCAACGTTACCGAGGTCGACAGCGCGGCCCGAGAGGTCCAGTCGATCACCGACGGCGGGGCCGACGTCTCCATCGACGCGCTGGGCGTCGCCGAGACCTGCACGAACTCGGTCAACAGCCTCGGTACGCGGGGGAGCCACGTCCAGGTCGGCCTGACGACCGGCGAGGAGGAGGGCCAGATCGAACTGCCCGTCGACGTCATGACGATGCAGGAGATCGACTTCCACGGCTCCTTCGGCATGCCGCTGGTCCGCTACGAGGAACTGTTCAAGCTGATCGCACAGGGCACGCTCGAGCCGAGCAAGATCATCGGGGAGCGGCTCTCGCTCGACGACCTGCCCGAGACGCTGGCGTCGATGGACGACTACGAGACCGTCGGCATCCCGGTCGTCACCGACTTCTGA
- a CDS encoding aldehyde ferredoxin oxidoreductase C-terminal domain-containing protein: MAREHPARVLRVDLTARTVASEPIPDAWLERYVGGKGLGARYLYAELESGTDPLSPENVLAFATGPVSGLTPGEPRYAAITKSPLTGTFLDSYSGGEFAGRLAGSLEDHLAVLVTGRADDPVVLSIDDGTATIESAAELRGADAAETCAAFPDAGVACIGPAGERKVQYATIAADGGDHHAGRGGAGAVMGSKNLKAVVARGDPPTGLEALRERYERRFADSEEGRWQSASGTLETIDVADAVGVLPTRGWQERRFDGADDLGIEAVRERSHEREREDDAVAGGFRVDTDEGESVPRGAAPIVLGAGLGIDDFDAVATLGAICDRLALDVITAGNAVAWAVRASQEGLLERDLSFGDEDAARDVIREIATRETPLGDALADGIDAAAAAFGGADLIPTVKGMDYSSYDPRGAETMALAYATSDRGACHRRARPVESEAVGRAWPDDRARVAAVAGEQNRRAVLWSLIADDFLEDALSEDLGAEWLAAVGYDVDRAGLATVGERIWTLIRLFNVREGFSREDDALPDALLEPRDDADDASGDGLDPDRFDALLERYYRYRGWDDEGRPTRETVERLGLADVVDDETPIPEGDGPPSGSEPDPPAEVSDDD, encoded by the coding sequence ATGGCACGGGAGCATCCGGCGCGCGTCCTCCGGGTCGATCTCACCGCTCGAACCGTCGCGAGCGAGCCGATCCCGGACGCGTGGCTCGAGCGGTACGTCGGCGGGAAGGGCCTCGGCGCGCGGTACCTCTACGCGGAACTCGAGTCCGGGACCGACCCGCTGTCGCCCGAGAACGTGCTGGCGTTCGCGACCGGCCCGGTGTCGGGGCTGACCCCCGGCGAGCCGCGGTACGCGGCGATCACGAAATCGCCGCTGACGGGGACCTTCCTCGATTCGTACAGCGGCGGCGAGTTCGCCGGCCGGCTGGCGGGATCGCTCGAGGACCACCTCGCCGTTCTCGTCACGGGCCGGGCCGACGATCCGGTCGTCCTCTCGATCGACGACGGGACGGCGACGATCGAGTCGGCCGCGGAGCTTCGGGGCGCGGACGCCGCGGAGACCTGCGCGGCGTTTCCCGACGCGGGGGTCGCCTGTATCGGCCCCGCGGGGGAGCGGAAAGTCCAGTACGCGACGATCGCCGCCGACGGCGGGGACCACCACGCCGGCCGGGGCGGCGCCGGCGCAGTGATGGGATCGAAGAACCTGAAGGCGGTCGTCGCCCGCGGCGACCCGCCGACCGGACTCGAGGCCCTCCGCGAGCGCTACGAACGCCGTTTCGCCGACAGCGAGGAGGGGCGCTGGCAGTCGGCCAGCGGAACGCTCGAGACCATCGACGTCGCGGACGCGGTCGGCGTGCTCCCGACGCGAGGCTGGCAGGAGCGGCGGTTCGACGGCGCCGACGACCTCGGCATCGAGGCGGTCCGCGAACGGTCCCACGAGCGCGAACGCGAGGACGACGCCGTCGCCGGCGGCTTCCGAGTCGACACCGACGAGGGGGAGTCGGTCCCGCGGGGCGCCGCGCCGATCGTCCTCGGCGCCGGCCTCGGAATCGACGACTTCGACGCCGTCGCGACGCTGGGCGCGATCTGTGATCGGCTCGCGCTGGACGTCATCACCGCCGGGAACGCGGTCGCCTGGGCGGTCCGGGCGAGTCAAGAGGGGTTGCTCGAGCGCGACCTCTCCTTCGGCGACGAGGACGCCGCGCGGGACGTGATCCGAGAGATCGCGACCCGCGAGACGCCGCTGGGCGACGCGCTGGCCGACGGGATCGACGCCGCGGCCGCCGCGTTCGGCGGCGCGGACCTCATCCCGACGGTCAAGGGGATGGACTACTCCTCGTACGACCCCCGCGGCGCCGAGACGATGGCGCTGGCCTACGCGACCAGCGACCGCGGCGCCTGCCACCGGCGGGCCCGACCCGTCGAGTCCGAAGCCGTCGGCCGCGCGTGGCCCGACGACCGCGCCCGCGTCGCCGCCGTCGCGGGCGAGCAAAACCGGCGAGCCGTCCTCTGGAGCCTGATCGCCGACGACTTCCTCGAGGACGCCCTCTCCGAGGACCTCGGCGCCGAGTGGCTCGCCGCGGTCGGCTACGACGTCGACCGCGCCGGCCTCGCGACCGTCGGCGAGCGGATCTGGACCCTGATTCGCCTGTTCAACGTCCGCGAGGGCTTCTCCCGCGAGGACGACGCCCTGCCCGACGCCCTGCTCGAGCCACGGGACGACGCTGACGACGCGAGCGGTGACGGTCTCGATCCCGACCGATTCGACGCGCTGCTCGAGCGCTACTACCGGTATCGCGGCTGGGACGACGAGGGCCGACCGACCCGGGAGACGGTGGAACGGCTCGGTCTCGCGGACGTCGTCGACGACGAGACGCCGATTCCCGAAGGGGACGGTCCGCCGTCCGGCAGCGAACCGGACCCTCCCGCGGAGGTGAGCGACGATGACTGA
- a CDS encoding molecular chaperone TorD family protein produces the protein MSVNQQALYEARLELVNFLIDAFADVPSEAFVEAILSEDVLLPDEGAGEELDEGFSALEAFIEENRERDVDAVRDDLEREFTRLFVGPRPPILPHETYYREDTDFRGAGLAKVEASYGAAGWSPPEEYPEENDYVAVELAFLRYLIRQQRAGYEETVGYQRVFHEEHLSEWIPSFAADVRETTDERFYEAVASILEGTVAFEEEIAMSMA, from the coding sequence ATGAGCGTAAACCAACAGGCGCTATACGAAGCACGGCTCGAGCTGGTGAACTTCCTGATCGACGCGTTCGCGGACGTGCCGAGCGAGGCGTTCGTCGAGGCGATCCTCTCGGAGGACGTGCTGTTGCCCGATGAGGGCGCCGGCGAGGAACTAGACGAGGGGTTTTCGGCCCTCGAGGCGTTCATCGAGGAGAACCGAGAGCGAGACGTCGACGCCGTTCGAGACGACCTCGAGCGCGAGTTCACCCGACTGTTCGTCGGTCCGCGGCCGCCGATCCTCCCCCACGAGACCTACTACCGGGAGGACACGGACTTCCGCGGCGCGGGGCTGGCGAAAGTGGAGGCCAGTTACGGCGCGGCGGGCTGGTCGCCGCCCGAGGAGTATCCCGAGGAGAACGACTACGTCGCCGTCGAACTCGCCTTCCTCCGCTATCTGATCCGCCAACAGCGGGCGGGCTACGAGGAGACCGTCGGCTATCAGCGCGTCTTCCACGAGGAACACCTCTCCGAGTGGATTCCGTCGTTCGCCGCCGACGTCCGGGAGACCACCGACGAACGGTTCTACGAGGCCGTCGCCTCGATCCTCGAGGGAACCGTCGCGTTCGAGGAGGAGATCGCGATGAGCATGGCCTGA